One Rhizobiales bacterium GAS188 DNA window includes the following coding sequences:
- a CDS encoding fatty-acyl-CoA synthase, which produces MMAGLTLADFVARNAGFAPHKVALRCDGAALTYAGFSARIESLARALSRRFQLGRGDRIAHLGLNSPELLVLLYACARLGAMLVPMNWRLAVPELAFMIGDAEPKLLAIESRLLGHLQALRAAAPAMGVIGLDDEAAGGVSIEALLAEAPRQPLLTEASFADPLLLVYTSGTTGRPKGALLTQEALHWNAVASAHMHGLSAADHVLTVLPMFHVGGLNIQTTPALQMGATVTLHPRFAPGAMLAAIATERPSLTVLVPATLQAILEHKDFADTDLSSLRAVTTGSTIVPEALVEALAERGVRLIQVYGATETGPVSVYERFDLPRDRRDTTGLPGLSVEMRVLDDAGRELGAGLPGEIALRGPGLFSGYWRNEKATRAAFRDNWFLSGDIGMVDADGYLYVRDRKKNVIISGGENIYPAEIERVILEFPGVSECAVIGVPDPRWQETPVALIVPRQGAVLALDRLEAHLAANLARFKLPRRILLRDALPRNAMGKVQHFALKAELSEVPATG; this is translated from the coding sequence ATGATGGCCGGGCTGACCCTTGCTGATTTCGTGGCGCGCAATGCGGGTTTCGCTCCGCACAAGGTCGCCCTGCGCTGCGACGGCGCGGCCCTCACTTATGCGGGGTTCTCGGCGCGCATCGAGAGCTTGGCGCGCGCCCTGTCGCGGCGTTTCCAGCTGGGGCGCGGCGACAGGATCGCGCATCTTGGGCTGAACTCGCCCGAGCTTCTGGTGCTGCTCTATGCCTGCGCCCGCCTCGGCGCCATGCTGGTGCCGATGAATTGGCGGCTCGCCGTGCCTGAGCTCGCCTTCATGATCGGCGATGCCGAGCCGAAGCTCCTGGCGATCGAGAGCCGGCTCCTCGGCCATCTGCAGGCACTGCGCGCAGCGGCGCCCGCGATGGGGGTGATCGGTCTCGACGATGAGGCCGCGGGCGGCGTCTCGATCGAGGCATTGCTCGCCGAGGCGCCGCGCCAGCCGCTGTTGACGGAGGCTTCCTTCGCGGATCCGCTGCTGCTCGTCTACACCTCCGGCACCACCGGCCGGCCCAAGGGCGCGCTCCTGACGCAGGAGGCGCTGCACTGGAACGCGGTGGCCTCGGCCCATATGCATGGCCTCAGCGCCGCCGACCATGTGCTCACCGTGCTGCCGATGTTCCATGTGGGCGGCCTCAACATCCAGACGACGCCGGCCTTGCAGATGGGGGCGACGGTGACGCTGCATCCCCGCTTCGCGCCGGGCGCCATGCTCGCCGCCATCGCCACCGAGCGGCCGAGCCTGACGGTGCTGGTGCCCGCGACCTTGCAGGCGATCCTCGAGCACAAGGACTTCGCCGACACCGATCTCTCCTCGCTGCGAGCCGTGACCACCGGCTCGACCATCGTGCCGGAAGCGCTCGTCGAGGCGCTCGCGGAACGGGGCGTGCGCCTCATCCAGGTCTATGGCGCGACCGAAACCGGGCCGGTCTCGGTCTATGAGCGCTTCGACCTTCCGCGTGACCGCCGCGACACCACGGGCCTTCCCGGCCTCTCGGTCGAGATGCGCGTCCTCGACGATGCGGGCCGCGAGCTCGGCGCCGGCCTGCCCGGCGAGATCGCCCTGCGGGGGCCGGGGCTTTTCAGCGGCTATTGGCGGAACGAAAAGGCGACGCGAGCGGCCTTCCGCGACAACTGGTTCCTCTCGGGCGATATCGGCATGGTCGATGCCGATGGCTATCTCTATGTGCGCGACCGCAAGAAGAACGTGATCATCTCGGGCGGCGAGAACATCTACCCGGCCGAGATCGAGCGGGTGATCCTCGAATTCCCGGGGGTGAGCGAATGCGCCGTGATCGGCGTTCCGGATCCGCGCTGGCAGGAGACGCCGGTCGCGCTCATCGTGCCGCGCCAAGGCGCCGTGCTGGCGCTCGACCGGCTCGAGGCGCATCTCGCGGCCAATCTGGCGCGCTTCAAGCTGCCCCGTCGCATCCTGCTGCGCGATGCGCTGCCGCGCAACGCCATGGGCAAGGTGCAGCATTTCGCCTTGAAGGCGGAGCTGTCCGAGGTGCCGGCGACTGGGTGA